A single region of the Capra hircus breed San Clemente chromosome 14, ASM170441v1, whole genome shotgun sequence genome encodes:
- the LOC106502852 gene encoding uncharacterized protein LOC106502852: MRGGGKGVRAEGRGEARGRKAREEARSLSPLSAARGAQTPPFRAAQLSLCRGRWRGAGGKEGRAGAVGRGDYSISGRRIGCIQSQSGCKLGPWPGGVGCKGSAAGGWGADRKRRGEGLERGHRLQLSPRQLGAFAQTTPASSSWQLLSIAPSRMEPPPPSPPQLLSLTPRLSSGAQRNLSLSINFVLPVNVAPPLAPTPPFQPFCQEGLGHWQNPLREPADHKCQLCVLGPVKSLSSAQALRRPVHGSQGSPETAADTDHPHPHPLTWPARMRC, from the exons ATGA GGGGGGGCGGGAAAGGAGTGCGAgcggaggggagaggggaagcgAGGGGGCGGAAGGCGCGCGAGGAGGCGCGCTCGCTCTCCCCGCTCTCGGCGGCTCGCGGGGCACAGACGCCGCCGTTCCGGGCCGCGCAGCTCTCGCTCTGCCGCGGGAGGTGGCGAGGCgcgggagggaaggaggggcgcgccggggctgtggggaggggggactaTTCCATCAGCGGACGGAGGATTGGCTGCATCCAAAGCCAGTCCGGATGCAAACTAGGGCCCTGGCCTGGTGGCGTGGGGTGCAAGGGGAGCGCggcggggggttggggggcggATAGAAAGCGGCGTGGGGAGGGCTTGGAGAGGGGCCACCGTCTGCAGTTGTCACCGCGGCAGCTCGGGGCTTTTGCCCAGACCACCCCCGCCTCCTCTTCCTGGCAACTTCTTTCTATAGCCCCCTCTCGGAtggagcccccacccccatccccccctCAACTCCTCTCTCTCACGCCTCGTCTGTCCAGCGGGGCACAAAGAAATCTCAGTCTCTCCATAAACTTTGTGCTTCCAGTTAATGTCGCCCCTCCCCtagcccccaccccgcccttcCAGCCCTTTTGCCAGGAAGGCTTAGGCCACTGGCAGAATCCTCTTCGAGAGCCAGCTGATCACAAATGCCAACTGTGTGTCTTGGGGCCGGTTAAGTCCCTCTCATCTGCCCAGGCTCTCCGGAGACCGGTTCATGGCTCTCAAGGTTCCCCGGAGACCGCTGCGGACACggaccatccccacccccaccccctcacttgGCCCGCAAGGATGAGATGCTGA